One window from the genome of Chloroflexaceae bacterium encodes:
- a CDS encoding 4Fe-4S dicluster domain-containing protein gives MTITISANGQSGTLLQRVEALSGQRLTQCYQCGTCAAGCPFAEAMDVLPDRLIRHLLFDVPGVLERETLWVCVGCELCAQRCPRGIDVPRVMEALRLIALRTRGDQLPVAQIPAAALQDLPPIALVASLRRQTG, from the coding sequence ATGACTATAACCATCAGCGCGAACGGCCAGTCCGGGACCTTGCTGCAGCGAGTAGAGGCGCTCAGCGGGCAACGGCTGACGCAGTGCTACCAGTGCGGCACATGCGCGGCGGGGTGTCCCTTCGCCGAAGCCATGGATGTGCTGCCGGACCGGCTGATCCGCCACCTGTTGTTCGATGTGCCGGGAGTGCTGGAGCGCGAGACGCTGTGGGTCTGCGTGGGCTGTGAGTTGTGCGCGCAGCGTTGCCCGCGGGGGATTGACGTACCGCGGGTGATGGAGGCGCTGCGGCTGATCGCCCTGCGTACTCGCGGCGATCAATTGCCGGTGGCGCAGATCCCCGCCGCAGCGCTCCAGGATCTGCCGCCAATCGCCCTGGTCGCCAGCCTGCGCCGGCAGACGGGGTGA
- a CDS encoding CoB--CoM heterodisulfide reductase iron-sulfur subunit A family protein gives METHAYDVLVIGAGISGMHAALDLADQGFKVLVVERQASIGGTMVKLDKTFPTNDCAICIAAPKMVELARHPNITLLTSAQVERVSGSAGNFEALIWRQATYVDPEKCTGCGDCAQACPVEVDDMFNGRLSRRKAIYLQFPQAVPAVYTIDYGNCVGCGACDRACAAGAIAFLRRSRPVTATVSSIIVATGFETLEPTQIRKEYGYGRYPNVLTAIQYERLLSASGPTGGVVARPSDGRHPRRVAWIQCVGSRSVQGGYPYCSKICCMYATKEALITLEHAPDTEATIFYMDLRAYGKDFQQFYHRAAGQGVRYVRGRPAAVEEDRDRNLVVTYADTLGGAVRRERFDLLVLSTAIVPAPENRRLARALGIAVDAYGFFVPRDPLLDPLRSTREGIFLAGGAQGPNDIPDCVAQASGAAALAAVAPLARMRANGWRQDQPAGAPPVTLPAAERGACSVPDGAGLHADGAGTPQAQAGAAGVEEESSAAGVETPRVGVLVCGCGKNISGFVEVPAITEAARQMPGVAFAEACTFACSEDVQRRIRAAIAGHGLNRLVVAACSPITHGPLFQQTCAEAGLNPGLFEMANIRNQCSWVHSFNPGPATAKAVDLVRMAVARAGKSRELPLRKVKVIPSCLVIGGGVAGITAAITLADLGIDTFLVERGTTLGGKLNTLATLDPGDVPASVVRDQLMREVQRRPQIRLFLGTEVREVSGHIGDFRVTLDEGPGGMLTELRVGAIIVATGFREADLRGRFGYGTDPRVITQLELEASLREGTLGAPRTVVMINCAGSMDAENPACCRIGCGIAVKNARMLHRAAPGARIVMLYQDMRVYGSGQEEAFTRMLDEVAPQRVRYAPDRPPQVTLRDGRVVVLVHDSLLDEELAFEADLVVLTAALRGDADTSRLKQLLKVATDAQGFYREAHAKIRPLDFNTDGIYLCGADHYPRSVPDTIAQAAGAASRAAIPLLRGQVSVEPNVAEVAAEACAGCGLCVPHCPYGALQLDPERRIARVEEVQCKGCGTCVAACPSGALQQRGFSDEQLLAMIEAAWEEPAYE, from the coding sequence ATGGAAACTCACGCCTACGATGTGCTGGTAATTGGCGCCGGGATCAGTGGCATGCACGCCGCGCTGGATCTCGCCGATCAGGGCTTCAAAGTGCTCGTGGTCGAGCGGCAGGCCAGCATCGGCGGCACGATGGTGAAACTCGACAAGACCTTCCCCACCAATGACTGCGCGATCTGCATCGCCGCCCCGAAGATGGTCGAACTGGCGCGGCACCCGAATATCACCCTGCTGACCTCGGCCCAGGTTGAGCGGGTGAGCGGCTCGGCAGGCAACTTCGAGGCGCTGATCTGGCGCCAGGCGACCTATGTGGACCCGGAGAAGTGCACCGGCTGCGGAGATTGCGCCCAGGCCTGCCCGGTCGAAGTGGACGACATGTTCAACGGGCGGCTTTCGCGCCGCAAGGCGATCTATCTGCAGTTCCCCCAGGCGGTTCCCGCCGTCTACACCATTGATTATGGCAACTGTGTGGGCTGTGGGGCCTGCGACCGGGCCTGCGCCGCCGGGGCGATCGCCTTTCTGCGCCGGTCGCGGCCTGTAACGGCGACGGTGAGCAGCATTATTGTGGCGACCGGCTTTGAGACGCTGGAGCCAACGCAGATCCGCAAGGAATACGGCTACGGTCGTTACCCCAATGTGCTGACCGCCATCCAGTATGAGCGGCTGCTCTCGGCCTCGGGGCCGACGGGGGGCGTGGTGGCACGGCCCTCGGACGGGCGCCATCCCCGGCGGGTGGCGTGGATCCAGTGCGTCGGCTCGCGCAGCGTTCAGGGCGGGTATCCGTACTGCTCGAAGATCTGCTGCATGTACGCCACCAAGGAGGCGTTGATCACCCTCGAGCACGCGCCCGATACCGAGGCGACCATCTTCTACATGGATCTGCGGGCCTATGGCAAGGACTTTCAGCAGTTTTACCATCGGGCCGCCGGCCAGGGGGTGCGCTATGTGCGGGGCCGGCCTGCCGCGGTCGAGGAGGACCGCGACCGGAACCTGGTGGTGACCTACGCCGACACCCTGGGCGGCGCAGTTCGGCGCGAGCGTTTCGATCTGCTGGTGCTTTCAACGGCGATTGTGCCCGCGCCGGAGAACCGGCGCCTGGCCCGTGCGCTGGGGATCGCGGTTGACGCATACGGCTTCTTCGTGCCCCGCGACCCGCTGCTCGATCCGCTGCGCTCGACCCGCGAGGGCATCTTCCTGGCCGGCGGCGCGCAGGGACCGAACGACATCCCCGATTGTGTGGCCCAGGCCAGCGGCGCCGCCGCTCTGGCCGCGGTCGCGCCGTTAGCAAGAATGAGGGCCAACGGTTGGCGCCAGGACCAGCCTGCGGGGGCCCCGCCTGTTACGCTTCCGGCGGCCGAGCGCGGAGCGTGCAGCGTCCCCGATGGCGCCGGCCTGCACGCGGACGGCGCCGGAACGCCACAGGCGCAAGCCGGCGCCGCCGGTGTTGAAGAGGAAAGCTCCGCGGCAGGCGTGGAGACGCCGCGAGTGGGCGTGCTGGTATGCGGCTGCGGCAAAAACATCAGCGGGTTCGTTGAAGTGCCTGCGATCACCGAGGCGGCGCGACAAATGCCCGGCGTGGCCTTCGCCGAGGCCTGCACCTTCGCCTGCTCCGAAGACGTGCAGCGCCGCATCCGCGCCGCCATCGCGGGCCACGGGCTGAACCGGCTGGTAGTGGCTGCCTGCTCGCCGATCACCCACGGGCCGTTGTTCCAGCAGACATGCGCCGAGGCGGGCCTCAACCCTGGCCTGTTCGAGATGGCCAACATTCGCAACCAGTGTTCGTGGGTGCATTCCTTCAATCCAGGTCCCGCGACAGCGAAGGCGGTGGACCTGGTGCGCATGGCGGTGGCGCGAGCCGGGAAGTCGCGGGAACTGCCGCTGCGGAAGGTCAAGGTCATTCCCAGTTGCCTGGTGATCGGCGGCGGCGTGGCCGGGATAACCGCCGCGATAACTCTGGCCGATCTGGGTATCGACACCTTTCTGGTTGAGCGGGGGACAACCCTGGGGGGCAAGCTCAATACGCTGGCCACCCTGGACCCTGGCGATGTGCCGGCCAGTGTTGTGCGCGATCAGTTGATGCGCGAGGTGCAACGACGCCCGCAGATCAGGCTGTTCCTCGGCACAGAGGTGCGTGAGGTGAGCGGCCACATCGGCGACTTCCGCGTGACCCTCGACGAAGGTCCGGGCGGGATGCTCACCGAGTTGCGGGTGGGCGCGATCATTGTCGCCACCGGCTTCCGCGAGGCCGATCTGCGCGGGCGCTTCGGCTACGGGACCGATCCGCGGGTGATCACGCAACTGGAACTGGAGGCCAGCCTGCGCGAGGGAACCCTCGGCGCGCCGCGCACAGTGGTGATGATCAACTGCGCCGGTTCGATGGACGCTGAGAATCCCGCTTGTTGCCGGATCGGCTGCGGCATCGCGGTCAAGAACGCGCGCATGCTCCATCGCGCCGCTCCGGGGGCCAGAATTGTCATGCTTTACCAGGACATGCGGGTGTACGGCAGCGGCCAGGAAGAAGCCTTCACCCGGATGCTCGATGAGGTCGCTCCGCAGCGGGTGCGCTATGCGCCCGACCGGCCCCCGCAGGTGACGCTGCGCGACGGGCGAGTAGTGGTGCTGGTCCATGACAGCTTGCTAGACGAGGAACTGGCGTTCGAGGCCGACCTGGTGGTGCTGACGGCGGCGCTGCGAGGCGACGCCGACACGTCACGGTTGAAGCAACTGCTCAAAGTGGCCACCGACGCCCAGGGCTTCTACCGCGAGGCGCACGCCAAGATCCGGCCGCTGGACTTCAATACCGATGGAATCTACCTCTGCGGGGCCGACCACTACCCGCGCAGCGTGCCGGACACGATCGCCCAGGCTGCCGGGGCGGCCTCGCGGGCAGCGATCCCGCTGCTGCGCGGCCAGGTGAGCGTCGAACCAAATGTCGCCGAGGTGGCGGCGGAAGCCTGCGCGGGCTGCGGCCTCTGTGTGCCCCACTGTCCCTACGGCGCGCTCCAACTCGACCCTGAGCGCAGGATCGCGCGCGTCGAGGAGGTGCAGTGCAAGGGCTGCGGCACGTGCGTGGCGGCCTGCCCGTCGGGGGCGTTGCAACAACGGGGCTTTAGCGACGAGCAGTTGCTGGCGATGATCGAAGCAGCCTGGGAGGAGCCTGCCTATGAGTGA
- the trpD gene encoding anthranilate phosphoribosyltransferase — protein MNIRDAIIAVVAGRDLSQAEAASVMEQIMSGEATPAQIGAFLTALHLKGETDAEIAGMAEVMRLKATPVYFDQPVADTCGTGGDGAHTFNISTTAAFVAAGAGLIVAKHGNRAMSSLCGSADVLEGLGVKIELDADGVARCLREAGIAFMFAPKFHPAMRFAGPVRREIGIRTAFNILGPLTNPARARYQVLGVASEPLAEKLARALSRLEITHALVVHGAGGMDELSLSGPNLIYEVRGGQQPRHFTVSAEELGLEPAGPEALRGGDVATNVAIVRAVLSGADSGPRRDAVLLNAAAALVAGERAADLREGLALAQASIAEGRALERLERLIAVSNAV, from the coding sequence GTGAACATTCGAGACGCAATCATTGCCGTGGTCGCGGGACGCGATCTGAGCCAGGCCGAGGCCGCCTCGGTGATGGAACAGATTATGAGCGGCGAAGCGACGCCGGCCCAGATAGGCGCCTTTCTCACGGCCTTGCACCTGAAGGGCGAGACCGATGCCGAGATCGCCGGCATGGCCGAGGTGATGCGCCTGAAGGCCACGCCGGTCTACTTCGACCAACCCGTGGCCGACACCTGCGGCACCGGCGGCGACGGCGCACATACTTTCAACATCAGCACCACCGCCGCTTTCGTGGCTGCCGGAGCCGGTCTCATCGTCGCCAAGCACGGGAATCGAGCCATGTCCAGCCTCTGCGGCAGCGCTGATGTGCTGGAAGGTCTGGGGGTGAAGATCGAACTGGACGCTGACGGCGTGGCCCGTTGCCTGCGTGAGGCGGGCATCGCCTTCATGTTCGCGCCGAAGTTCCACCCGGCAATGCGCTTTGCCGGGCCGGTGCGCCGCGAGATCGGCATTCGCACCGCTTTCAACATCCTCGGGCCGCTTACGAACCCGGCCCGCGCCCGTTACCAGGTCCTCGGCGTTGCCTCGGAACCGCTGGCTGAGAAGCTCGCCCGCGCCCTCAGCCGCCTGGAGATTACCCATGCCCTGGTGGTGCATGGCGCCGGAGGGATGGATGAGTTGAGCCTGAGCGGTCCGAATCTGATCTACGAAGTCCGAGGCGGCCAGCAACCCCGGCATTTTACTGTCAGCGCGGAAGAACTGGGTCTCGAACCTGCCGGCCCCGAAGCGCTGCGTGGCGGCGACGTGGCGACAAACGTCGCCATTGTGCGCGCCGTGCTCAGCGGAGCCGACAGCGGCCCCCGCCGCGACGCGGTGCTGCTCAACGCCGCGGCGGCGCTGGTTGCCGGCGAGCGCGCCGCCGACCTCCGCGAGGGCCTGGCCCTGGCGCAGGCCAGCATCGCCGAGGGCCGCGCTCTGGAGCGCCTGGAGCGCCTGATCGCCGTCTCGAACGCCGTTTGA
- a CDS encoding 2-oxoacid:acceptor oxidoreductase subunit alpha, with protein MSTHRELIRRALGPRVQFVQGDDACAYGAVLAGCTFFAGYPITPATEVAERMAEILPRIGGCYIQMEDEIASMGALIGASWTGAKVMTSTSGPGFSLMQENLGYAIMTETPCVVVNVQRSGPSTGQPTMGAYGDMMQARWGTHGDHEIIMLCPASVQEALEITIVAFNLSEQLRTPVLVFIDGELGHMRERLVIPDDDEFELVERPRATDRASYRPFAPGPDLVPPFAPFGSGFRTFVTGLTHNEDGLPRASSAAVHDQLVRRLAAKITSHLDLITRYEEFYADDCEIAIVAYGITARTCRDVVEEARRRGIKAGLLRLISIWPFPEHVVARWAERVRAMLVPEMNLGQIVHPIREAVAGRCVVTPYARIGGELHTPAELLEALEALQWQPA; from the coding sequence GTGTCCACGCATAGAGAGCTGATCCGGCGGGCGCTCGGCCCCAGGGTGCAATTCGTGCAGGGAGACGACGCCTGCGCCTATGGGGCGGTGCTGGCGGGCTGCACCTTCTTCGCCGGCTACCCGATCACCCCCGCCACCGAGGTCGCCGAGCGCATGGCCGAGATCCTGCCGCGCATCGGCGGCTGCTACATCCAGATGGAAGACGAGATCGCCAGTATGGGCGCGCTCATCGGCGCAAGCTGGACGGGGGCCAAGGTGATGACCTCGACCTCCGGCCCCGGCTTTTCGCTGATGCAGGAGAACCTGGGCTACGCCATTATGACCGAGACGCCATGCGTGGTGGTCAATGTGCAGCGGTCCGGGCCGTCCACCGGGCAGCCGACGATGGGGGCCTACGGCGACATGATGCAGGCCCGCTGGGGCACCCACGGCGACCACGAGATCATCATGCTCTGCCCGGCCTCGGTGCAGGAGGCCCTGGAGATCACCATCGTGGCCTTTAACCTCTCCGAGCAGTTGCGGACGCCCGTGCTGGTGTTCATTGATGGCGAACTGGGGCATATGCGCGAGCGCCTGGTCATCCCCGACGATGACGAGTTTGAACTGGTGGAGCGCCCGCGCGCCACTGATCGGGCCAGCTACCGCCCCTTCGCCCCCGGACCGGATCTGGTGCCGCCCTTCGCCCCCTTCGGGTCGGGCTTCCGCACCTTCGTGACCGGGCTAACCCACAACGAGGATGGCCTGCCGCGGGCCTCAAGCGCCGCCGTCCACGATCAACTGGTGCGTCGGCTGGCGGCCAAGATCACCAGCCATCTCGACCTGATCACGCGCTACGAAGAGTTCTACGCCGACGACTGCGAGATTGCCATCGTGGCCTACGGCATTACCGCCCGCACCTGCCGCGACGTGGTGGAGGAGGCCCGGCGCCGGGGCATCAAGGCCGGGTTGCTGCGGCTGATCAGCATCTGGCCCTTCCCCGAGCACGTCGTCGCCCGCTGGGCCGAACGGGTGCGGGCGATGCTCGTCCCGGAGATGAACCTGGGGCAGATCGTGCATCCCATCCGCGAGGCCGTCGCCGGACGGTGCGTGGTGACGCCATACGCCCGGATTGGCGGCGAGTTGCATACCCCCGCTGAACTGCTGGAAGCGCTGGAGGCATTGCAATGGCAACCGGCCTGA
- a CDS encoding 4Fe-4S binding protein, whose protein sequence is MHTIQIDEGWCKGCALCVIYCPPRALQVAARFSPRGVHPPELVRPERCNGCRLCELLCPDFAITVTEERRVHA, encoded by the coding sequence ATGCACACCATTCAGATTGACGAAGGCTGGTGCAAAGGATGCGCCCTGTGTGTCATCTACTGTCCCCCCCGGGCGCTGCAAGTAGCCGCGCGCTTCTCGCCCCGGGGCGTGCATCCCCCGGAGCTGGTTCGCCCCGAACGCTGCAACGGTTGCCGGCTGTGCGAACTGCTGTGCCCGGACTTCGCCATCACGGTGACGGAGGAACGCCGTGTCCACGCATAG
- a CDS encoding FAD-binding protein, with the protein MELINGYPASMRESIALVERTRPARLGRTFPAMSLDERKALLLAHHPDYQAHAKRPLRFGPSKGMLLNHELADLFEARPLVRPDLDVSTIDADVDLLVIGGGGAGTVAAIWAVQSGLDPARVLIATKLRHGDSNSTMAQGGIQAADRPEDSPVQHFLDVMGGGHFTNRPDLVRALVSDAPLIIQWHERLGVMYDKDSQGRFVENPGGGTSRNRMHSARDYTGLEIMRVLRDEARNLGIRVIEFSPAIELLCDDWGHVAGAVLLNLETRRYHIVRAAATVLTTGGLGRVHIQRFPTTNHYGATGDGLVLAYRVGAELVDLDAVQYHPTGAAFPAQMAGLLITEKVRGLGAQPLNRLGEQFVFPLEPRDVEAAAFIRECGERGLGIPTPHGICGVWLDAPMVDLLHGPGTIRAALPAMYRMYMRFGIDMTRDPILVFPTLHYQNGGVAADEHGATRVPGLFVAGEVMGGIHGKNRLMGNSLLDFNVFGRRAGIAAAHYARTHRPGRLSLAHVAEYERMLREAGIETTRTAPRILPDYRGKEALERYLDVPV; encoded by the coding sequence ATGGAGCTTATCAATGGCTACCCGGCATCCATGCGCGAGAGCATCGCCCTGGTTGAGCGCACCCGCCCTGCGCGTCTGGGCCGGACCTTCCCGGCTATGAGCCTGGATGAGCGCAAGGCGTTGCTCCTCGCGCACCACCCCGACTATCAGGCCCACGCCAAGCGTCCCCTGCGCTTTGGGCCGAGCAAGGGCATGCTGCTCAACCACGAACTCGCCGATCTGTTCGAGGCGCGGCCACTGGTTCGCCCGGATCTGGACGTGAGCACGATTGACGCCGATGTGGACCTGCTGGTGATCGGCGGCGGCGGCGCGGGGACGGTGGCGGCGATCTGGGCGGTGCAGAGCGGGCTGGACCCGGCGCGGGTGCTGATTGCCACCAAGCTGCGCCACGGCGACTCGAACTCGACCATGGCCCAGGGCGGCATCCAGGCCGCCGACCGGCCCGAAGACTCGCCCGTGCAGCACTTTCTGGATGTGATGGGCGGGGGGCACTTTACCAACCGCCCCGATCTGGTGCGGGCGCTGGTAAGTGATGCGCCGCTGATCATCCAGTGGCACGAACGCCTGGGGGTAATGTACGACAAAGACAGCCAGGGGCGCTTTGTCGAAAACCCCGGCGGGGGCACCTCGCGCAACCGCATGCACTCGGCCCGCGACTACACGGGCCTGGAGATCATGCGCGTGCTGCGCGATGAGGCGCGCAACCTTGGCATCCGGGTGATCGAGTTTTCGCCAGCGATTGAACTGCTCTGCGACGACTGGGGCCACGTGGCCGGGGCAGTGCTGCTCAACCTGGAGACCCGGCGCTACCACATCGTGCGGGCCGCGGCGACGGTGCTGACCACCGGCGGCCTGGGCCGGGTGCACATCCAGCGTTTTCCCACCACTAACCACTACGGGGCTACCGGTGACGGGCTGGTGCTGGCCTACCGCGTTGGCGCCGAGCTCGTAGACCTCGACGCGGTGCAGTACCACCCCACCGGGGCGGCCTTCCCCGCCCAGATGGCCGGACTGCTGATCACCGAGAAGGTGCGCGGCCTGGGGGCCCAGCCGCTCAACCGCCTGGGCGAGCAGTTCGTTTTTCCCCTGGAGCCGCGCGACGTGGAGGCGGCAGCCTTCATCCGCGAGTGCGGCGAACGAGGCCTGGGCATTCCCACGCCCCACGGCATCTGCGGGGTCTGGCTCGACGCCCCGATGGTGGACCTGCTCCACGGGCCGGGGACCATCCGCGCTGCGCTGCCGGCGATGTATCGGATGTACATGCGTTTTGGGATTGATATGACCCGCGATCCGATCCTGGTCTTCCCTACGCTGCACTACCAGAACGGGGGCGTGGCCGCCGACGAGCACGGCGCGACCCGTGTGCCGGGCCTGTTCGTGGCCGGGGAGGTGATGGGCGGCATCCATGGCAAGAACCGGCTCATGGGCAACTCGCTGCTCGACTTCAACGTGTTTGGCCGGCGCGCGGGCATCGCCGCCGCGCACTATGCGCGCACCCATCGTCCCGGGCGGTTGAGCCTGGCCCACGTGGCCGAGTACGAGCGCATGCTGCGCGAGGCCGGCATCGAAACCACCCGCACCGCTCCGCGCATTCTGCCCGATTATCGCGGGAAAGAGGCCCTGGAACGCTATCTGGACGTGCCGGTGTAG
- a CDS encoding CoB--CoM heterodisulfide reductase iron-sulfur subunit B family protein encodes MQLAYYPGCTIKVSAREHERAALAILRELGVSLREMPEWNCCGVVHTLTGENLIRHMAPLRTLARLRQQGEREAVTLCDMCFNTLARANHLARTQPEQVAALNATSGGGLDYDGAGEVLHLLHLLRDRVGLAAIRKRVRRPLRDLAVYPYYGCKLLRPAGIGLDDPETPTLLRDLMEALGATVVEGSLQTQCCGAYLAVDRPALVTERVHATVEQARDAGAGVIVLSCPLCHFNFAKFQPDTGAPLPVLYYTQAIGLAFGLDPAELGLDDRHVEALAGVVTSQALA; translated from the coding sequence ATGCAACTGGCCTATTACCCTGGCTGCACCATCAAGGTCTCGGCGCGCGAGCACGAGCGGGCGGCGCTGGCGATACTCAGGGAACTGGGCGTCTCTCTGCGCGAGATGCCCGAGTGGAACTGCTGCGGCGTGGTTCATACCCTTACGGGAGAGAACCTGATCCGGCACATGGCGCCGCTGCGAACGCTGGCGCGCCTGCGGCAGCAGGGTGAGCGCGAGGCGGTAACGCTGTGCGATATGTGCTTCAACACGCTGGCGCGGGCCAATCACCTGGCGCGGACGCAACCGGAGCAGGTGGCCGCCCTCAATGCGACCAGCGGCGGCGGTCTGGACTATGACGGCGCTGGCGAGGTGCTGCACCTGCTGCACCTCCTGCGCGACCGGGTGGGGCTGGCAGCGATCCGCAAGCGGGTGCGGCGTCCCCTGCGCGACCTGGCGGTGTACCCCTACTACGGATGCAAATTGCTGCGCCCGGCGGGGATCGGCCTCGACGACCCCGAGACGCCAACCCTGCTGCGCGACCTGATGGAGGCCCTGGGCGCGACCGTGGTCGAGGGGTCGCTGCAAACGCAGTGTTGCGGGGCGTACCTGGCAGTGGACCGACCGGCGCTGGTCACCGAGCGAGTACACGCGACGGTGGAGCAGGCCCGCGATGCCGGCGCCGGGGTGATTGTGCTCTCGTGCCCGCTGTGTCACTTCAACTTTGCGAAGTTTCAACCCGATACCGGCGCGCCGCTGCCGGTGCTGTATTACACCCAGGCGATTGGCCTGGCATTCGGCCTCGACCCGGCGGAACTGGGCCTGGATGATCGACATGTGGAGGCGCTGGCCGGGGTCGTGACCTCCCAGGCCCTCGCCTGA
- a CDS encoding 4Fe-4S dicluster domain-containing protein, which translates to MSEPATLVTMELMGKEYRVPSGLTILAAMEYAGYKLVRGVGCRGGFCGACPTLYRREGSHRIFTALACQTLVEDGMCLVQIPFVPAPTKPYDLHSITPQSTTLLRFFPEIAGCVACNTCTRSCPQGLPVMDYIQAALRGDIERVAMLSFDCIACGICSSRCPADIKHYAVGLLARRLYGKYLVPPSADLALRVGEIEAGRYDAELRELMELPLADLRARYEQRTFEPAADQNGEYSATRRYNSPMDPVDYQDELEGV; encoded by the coding sequence ATGAGCGAACCTGCCACGCTGGTCACAATGGAACTGATGGGCAAAGAATACCGCGTGCCGAGTGGTCTGACCATCCTGGCGGCAATGGAGTATGCCGGCTATAAGCTGGTGCGCGGCGTCGGCTGCCGCGGCGGCTTTTGCGGAGCCTGTCCCACCCTTTACCGTCGCGAGGGCAGCCATCGCATCTTTACCGCGCTGGCCTGCCAGACGCTGGTCGAAGACGGCATGTGCCTGGTGCAAATACCTTTCGTGCCCGCGCCCACCAAACCCTACGATCTGCACAGCATTACGCCACAGTCAACTACGCTGCTACGCTTCTTCCCTGAAATCGCCGGCTGCGTGGCCTGCAACACCTGCACCCGCTCCTGTCCGCAGGGCCTGCCGGTGATGGACTACATCCAGGCGGCGCTGCGAGGAGACATCGAGCGGGTGGCGATGCTGTCGTTCGACTGCATCGCCTGCGGGATCTGTTCGAGTCGCTGCCCCGCCGACATCAAGCACTACGCGGTGGGCCTGCTGGCGCGGCGGCTCTACGGCAAGTACCTGGTACCGCCGTCGGCGGACCTGGCGCTGCGGGTCGGCGAGATCGAGGCCGGGCGTTACGACGCGGAGTTGCGCGAACTGATGGAACTGCCCCTCGCTGACCTGCGCGCGCGTTACGAGCAGCGCACCTTTGAGCCGGCAGCCGACCAGAACGGCGAGTACAGCGCCACCCGGCGCTACAACTCGCCGATGGACCCTGTGGATTATCAGGATGAACTGGAGGGCGTATAG
- a CDS encoding 4Fe-4S dicluster domain-containing protein — MAGLIEQQIRTRASALLAEGRIDGFVGYRQGSGPLRVAPFVARAPAEAEKLVWNPVCAPTLAGALRKHAGQRAGVALKACDARSVAELLRLHQLDRERLYLIGVPCRGMLDPEKVAAAATGRVTSLAEEGAEVVIGVSGETLRQERAALLLARCAGCQAAPTELFDEMLAEDAPMPPPGDRFAAVRALEALAPAERLAFWQQHFSRCTLCYACQTVCPLCFCKECALALQRDDPRRLAREPASVFAFHLMRAYHLAERCTGCDECERICPEDIPLSLICRKLELDRLEWCANGDFTTEEAEGGGVRLEPRLYRRGRLDGSG; from the coding sequence ATGGCAGGCTTGATCGAACAGCAGATCCGGACGCGGGCCAGCGCGCTGCTGGCAGAGGGGCGGATTGATGGCTTTGTCGGCTACCGGCAAGGTTCGGGGCCGCTGCGGGTAGCGCCGTTCGTGGCCCGCGCGCCAGCCGAGGCGGAGAAGCTGGTCTGGAACCCGGTATGCGCACCGACACTGGCCGGCGCGCTGCGTAAGCACGCCGGCCAGCGGGCAGGCGTGGCGCTAAAGGCCTGCGACGCGCGCAGCGTGGCGGAGTTGCTGCGCCTGCATCAGTTGGACCGCGAGCGGCTCTACCTGATCGGCGTTCCGTGCCGGGGCATGCTCGACCCTGAGAAGGTCGCTGCGGCGGCCACGGGCCGGGTCACCAGCCTGGCCGAGGAAGGGGCGGAGGTGGTGATCGGCGTCAGCGGCGAAACGCTGCGCCAGGAGCGCGCTGCGCTGCTGCTGGCAAGATGCGCCGGTTGCCAGGCCGCCCCCACCGAGCTGTTCGACGAAATGCTGGCCGAGGATGCCCCGATGCCGCCTCCCGGCGACCGCTTCGCGGCGGTGCGGGCGCTGGAGGCGCTGGCGCCAGCGGAACGGCTGGCCTTCTGGCAGCAGCACTTCAGCCGCTGCACCCTCTGCTACGCATGCCAGACGGTCTGCCCGCTGTGCTTCTGCAAGGAATGCGCGCTGGCGCTGCAACGCGACGATCCTCGCCGGCTGGCCCGCGAGCCGGCCAGCGTGTTCGCCTTCCATCTGATGCGCGCCTACCACCTGGCCGAACGCTGCACCGGCTGCGATGAGTGCGAGCGGATCTGCCCGGAGGATATTCCGTTGAGCCTGATCTGCCGGAAACTGGAACTGGACCGCCTTGAATGGTGTGCGAACGGTGATTTTACCACAGAGGAAGCGGAGGGCGGCGGAGTGCGTCTGGAGCCGCGCCTCTACCGCCGAGGGCGTCTGGATGGCAGCGGCTGA
- a CDS encoding hydrogenase iron-sulfur subunit has translation MSEPFEPRLLGLLCSWCAYGGADTAGVSRLQYPPNIRVVRVMCSGRVDPLFVARAFEQGADGVLVAGCHPGDCHYATGNVFAEQRFERFARLLDFFGIDRRRFKLAWVSASEGARFAAVVTEMTEEIRALGPLKMKAPAWQA, from the coding sequence ATGAGTGAGCCATTCGAGCCACGCCTGCTGGGTCTGCTGTGTAGCTGGTGCGCCTATGGCGGGGCCGATACCGCTGGCGTGAGCCGCCTCCAGTACCCGCCCAACATCCGTGTTGTGCGGGTGATGTGCAGCGGGCGGGTGGACCCGCTCTTCGTCGCGCGGGCCTTTGAGCAGGGCGCCGATGGGGTGCTGGTGGCCGGCTGCCACCCCGGCGATTGCCACTACGCCACCGGCAACGTCTTCGCCGAGCAACGCTTCGAGCGCTTTGCACGCCTGCTCGACTTTTTCGGCATTGACCGTCGTCGCTTCAAACTGGCCTGGGTTTCGGCTTCGGAGGGGGCGCGCTTCGCCGCCGTGGTCACCGAAATGACCGAGGAGATCCGCGCCCTCGGTCCCCTGAAGATGAAGGCGCCCGCATGGCAGGCTTGA